GCTGGGCTCACATCCTCTCCCCGACCGAAAATCTGCCTGTGATCCTTAATATCCATGGTTTGCTCCAACAGGGGGACCGTGTCCTCTGCTTCTCTGACTCCCTGGGGCTTGGCAGCTAATACAAGCTAACCTGAATTTGATTGACAAATAAATGGACAGCATGACTCTCCACCAAGTCCCTACTTACTGACCTCCCCAGCCTCATGTCCCCCGTTCCCTTGCCCACTGTGCTGTGTCACATGAGACTGATTTTAATCCTGACTCCTCTCTTTTCTTGCACACTAACCTCCTTAAGGGGATACACACTGTCCCCTCAAAGTGTCAAGGCTTAAATTGCTCCTAgttatcctctctctctctttttttttttttttttttttttttggtactaggaattgaatccaggcactgagccacacccccagcccttttttgcatattatttagagacaggctctcactgagtcgctgagggccttgctaagttgcggaggctgactttgaactcacgatcctcctgcctcagcctcccgagccactgagagATCACAGGCGTGGGCCCCCGCGCTTGGCTGGCTCTCGCTCTTCATCACCAGCTGGTGCCTCACCGACATCTTGAGGTCCACCCTCACCCCAAACAAGGTCAGAGACCCTTTCCCTAGGCTGTGGCAGTTCACCTTTCCCTGGACTGTGACCTTGTATTGTTTCCCCTGGGACAGATAGAGGGGCACCAACCACCTGCCGGATGAACGAACATGTGAATGGTTGTACAAACAGTGAGGCTCCAGGGGACCTGACCCTGCAGCCCTGTGCCTGGGTCACTTGAACCAGGCCGGCGACGAGAGGGACACTCACATATTCCACCTCCTTGGACGGGTCGCCCAGGCTGCCGTTGGTGGTGGGCGCGCTCTCTGTGCCCTCTGGCTTGTCCTGTTGCTTCCCCTCCTCCTTGGGCAAGCCGCCCTGCCCGGGGAGGGCCACTTCTCCCACGCCCAGGGCTTCGCTCTTATACTGCTTGACAAATTCTTCCATCAGTTTCAACTCGTTCTCCGCGAGTCCGCGGCAGCGAGAGGGGTCCTGGTCGTAGATGGGGAGCTGGTGCATGAGCTGGCGGCGGCGGTAGTAGGCGCCCTCGGTGCCCGTCACCGGCTGCCTCTCCTTGGGGATGAGTTCCATGTACTGCAtgccctgggggagggggagggggagagacagTGTCACACGGAGGGTGACAGGAGCCACCGAAAATGCCAAGCGTGGTGTCTTTCCGGGTTCCTGGCGACCGAAGCAGGTACAGCCTTTATCTTTGAAtttaatgttgctttttttttttgtccaaatTACAAAAGGAATACCTGTCCATCATCACAAGGAAGGAAACAGGGATGAAAGACTCAGGCAAGAAAAATGTGCCCGTCTCGCTTGTGTGTCTGAGAAATGTTCTGTGTTTTATGGCTGGTGACGTGGAACCGTGGAGGTGTCTCTGTCTCAGAGTTGATCAAGCTGTAGCCGCAGGGTGCCTGCCTTCACTGAATTCACGCTGGACCGAATTAGAAGGCtaaatctgggcatggtggcgcctGCCcacaatcccagggacttgggaggctgaggcaggaggactgagttcaaagccagcctcagcaactcagtgaggctctaagcaactcagcgagaccctggctccagaaagggctggggatgtggctcagtggttacgcaagcctgggttctatccctggtacccacaaagaaaagaaggaaggaaggaagtcctCTATCAGTTTTCTGATGATCGCAATAGACCATGTTCACATCGTGGGGTAGAGaagagcttatttatttattttgtggtgctgcgGATGGAACCCGGGACCTCATACCTACTGGGCAATCGCCCTACCGCTGAGTTGTCAGTCCCGGGAACCATCTTATATGTACAGAGAATGTTCTAGCTCTTGCTCTTGGTGAAGGTGTGGTCACgtgagaaagaaaaacttcttTCCATCTGTCAGTTTATGCTCCGCCTGCTCACCATTAGCTACCACTCTACTGCTAATAGTAATAGGAGTATTTCATTATTCATTCCCCCAAACGACTGTAGCTTGCATTTTTGGATGAGAGAGGAATGTCTTTCTACTCCTTTATATTTCCATCAGAATGGTCAATAAAGACCATTTTGCATTGTTGTCTGACTTGCAAGTAATGgtagcaattattttatttattaattttcttttagttgtcaatgggtcattttttaaaaaaatttgtttatttttatgtggtgctgaggatcgaatccagggcctcacacatgccaggcaagtgctctgccactgagccacaaccccagccccagtggtAACAATTAGGATGACAGGTTTTGCCTCTGTCCTCAAATTGCTGCTTTTAAGCCTCTTTTCCAGTATCATCGGATGGACGGTCGTCAACAGAGAAAGCCCTGACGGTACAATAGTTGCAGTAATGCATTAAAAACTGATCTCATGTAATCCATGTCATCCAGGTGTCTTCTCACTCACCCATGACTGATGTCCTTAATTTCTGCCTCTGAGGTGCCCCTCATGGAGAAAGGAAAAGTCTTCTTTCCTCTTACCCCTTCTTACAATCAGTACCATATGCTTCAACCACTCTTTCCTCCTCAGCCATTCCTGGTATGCTCAAGTTCACCCCCTAAGCGGACCCTCCACTCCCCAAGGGCAGGCAGTGTCCTTTCTACTTTAGTAGCAAGAGAGAAGGTTCTGAAGATAGCCTGTCCTGAACCAAAATCCAGGTTCTTGGCATACCTGCTGTGTGACTATAGCTACCTCACACCCTCTCTGTGCACAGGTTCCTCAGTTGTAAAAACAAGGATCATAAAACCTAGGGTGGGTGAGGGGTTCGGTAATAGAGTGTCTACACTGGGTGCATTATCGATTTTGCCTTCCCTTTGCTTTcctctctgtgtcttttctttttaaaatctgtaactGCAGTCAGATGTACCAGGGACAGActtcaaagtgtttttttttctttatattccatttttaatactttattattGAAACTTTGAAAATCccatattcttttattcttttctttttttggcccttcaatagatgaatagataaagaaactgtggtatgtatatacaatggaatactattcagccttaaagaagaataaaattatggcatttgtaggtaaagggatggagttagagaatatcagaGTACTTTTTCTCAAGTGACACAGTATTTGAGAACTGTATGAAAAAGTAACTAAAATGCAGATTCCCCAGTCAAGGCCTCAGTTCAGTAGGTGAACTGTGGGATCCAGGAATCTGCATGTTGGAAAACGTCTCATTTCAAAATGCCAggattctttaggaaaaaaatgcgAATTTTAGTAATAGCCAAGAGGGCCctaaatgaacttttattctgcTTCAGGCTGTAGTCACAGATTCACATTCTTAATGAGACTAGTACAATCTAAGTAGGGGTTTAGATTTGCTGGTTCTGCAATATGGATCTTAGTTCTTTCAAAACAGGGTaagtttttttttacttcatttaccTGAAGGGCAATGCTcctcattaaaggaaaaaaaaaaaaaaggcaatccAGTTTCAAATTGCTTTTCTTAGAAAAGTGTAATTAGATCATTATGGGCACAAGGTATTTCATGGTTTATTAATTCTAAAATATGCAAAGACACCTTCTCAGAGTAGAATCCACAAGGTCTCAAGTCAATAACGTTTACCCTCCGAAGTGACTGTTATTTGTCTGAATATTAACATACTAATGTGTTCAGACAACTATCTGATTTAGCTTttgcatgtacatgtgtgttgggttttttttctttttttttaagtaaacagAACTATTTCCCTTGGTTAATCTCAGGAATGAGATGCTGCGGGGCAGATAAAGGTCCCGGTCACCGCATGGGAAACCAGGAGACAGAATATTTATCCTGGATGGTGCCTTCCCATTTCTGCACTTGACCTTGAGTCTGACCCTGGCCAACAGGTGACCTGGTCCCCATCACACAGGTGAGAGCAGTCATATTGCTCCTCTGTGATCCTACCTTTCCGTATCTCATCACCTGGGGCTGGATTCATTTTAGAATCAGGGGGAATCAACGTGAAAATTCATACTAAAATCCATCATGAACACTCCCAGTCATTGTCTGATTTTAGAGACCAGGGATGGTATCATTTGGGTCTTGGATGCCCCAGCTTGACAATCTTGGGAGGTGGTGGTACCTTTAAGAGGCTGGGCCTAGCGGGAGGGGTTTAGGCTGTTGGGAGCATGTCCTTCAAGGGGATTATGAAGTGCTGCCTCCTCTCGCTCTCTTTGGCCCCCTGGCCCATGTGAGGTGAGTGGTTTTTGTCTACCACATTTCCACTATGATGTCCTACCTAAAAGCAATCATGGACTGGaccctccaaaaccatgaacccaaataacCTTTTTTCCTGCATAAATGGATTATCTTAAGTAtgtgttacagtaacagaaagctgactaatgcaagGGGGAAAGAATCTGGGAATGAAGCAGGCATGAGTCCAGAGCTTGGTACTTGCCAGGTGTCCTAATGAATGACTTCTGAATAGGAGCATTCTTAGAAGCAGAGAGGCAGGTGCCCGGGTCCCTGTGGGAGTCAGGTGGAGGGTGACTGTGTGTGCTCCCTGGGCAGCGTGCCTTGAGGGACCCTTGTCTGAGTCACTGTTGGCTCTGAGGACTCACAGTTCATCTGTTAATCCACCACAGGAGCATCTGTGGATTCCCAGTTGCTTTTCCAGGACACAGGAGACAGCCAGGGCAGTGGACAGAGCCCTAGGGTGGGTGTGAGGGTGTCACTGACTCTCAATTCATGTTCAATCCTTCTGCTTTTCTCTGTCAGACTGAGAAAGTATCTAATCCTCTGGGCCTCCGTTTCCCCATCTGCACAGTCCAGGGTTGACTGCCTGATTGGTAGGGTTCTGAGCCCCGGGACAGGCCTGTGGCCGCTTCTCTGGGTCCATCACAACAATGAAGAGCAACACTACTGACTCAAATCGACAGCCCAGGGAAGGGGCCAAAGGACACAGTGGATTCTGGCTGGTCAAAGAGGCCAAGATCCTCCACCTAACGTACACACGGAAGCCCCAGGATGCTACACAGCTGATAAAACCTCTGGGAAGGGCAACAGCTTTCCCTATGGAAAGGCCTGATCCTCTCAGCTTCAGAGTTTAAAAAATGATAGGGGTAGCTGACACTTAGGCAGATCTTACTCGGTTTCAGGCACTTCCCAAGTGCTTTACGCATGTTAACACGTTTAATTCTCAGGGCAACCTTGGAGGAAGAGTTAATGCTACtccctggggctcagagagggtcTATAACCttcccaaagccacacagctaaTATGTGATAGAGACAGTTTTGAAGCCAGCAGCTTGGGTCTCATGCCCTTCTCTACTATGCCACCTGGGGCCGGAACTCTCAATTTCCTGGATATGTCTGTTTTTCTGACCTTTAAGAATCCACACCATACCCTACTCAACTTTATAAACAGACTGTTAGGAAGCCTGGAGCAGTATGGCCCCCAACAGCCAAGCCATTTCTTGATCCTTGCATTCACGGTGTCTTTTCAAAGCTCTGCACTGGCCATGGGTGTCTGTGGCTGCAGATGGGTCCCTGGCTGGGGCCTGGGGAAAGGGAGATTTCCTGCTCAGGGCCCAGTGTTCTTCTTATAGCTCAAAACCACCACCAGTGCTTGCTCTTTGTTTTTGCACTGTTGAGGCCATGTACTCAGCTgcccctggccctgcccagctGGTCTGCGACTCCTACCCTCACTACCATTCGCCACCCATGCAGGCATTGCTAATCGACCACAGAGGAGGATATCAGGATCCCGCCTCCATACATTCCTTCAGGCAATTATTGATTGACCTGGACTTGGGGAGGGGATGATAGGGACAGGGGTTTGGGTCCCAGCAGCCGCCAGATGCCGCTCTGACTCTGTAAGAGGAGCTCTAGGAAGCTGAGGTCATGGGCCCAAAATCTTTAGGAAGAGGTGTTTTCTCAGACCAGTTGGAAAGATTGGTTCGAGTTTTAAGTTTTTGCCGAGGACACCTGTTATCTGGTCCTTTGCCATCTGGCTGGGACATCTAGGGTGGAGAGTCTTCCAGAATCTCTCTGTGTAAGAAGACATATCaaaatactaagaggaaagtggCAATGTGGCCTGTATTTCAGTTTGGGCAGTAGGTCACATCTAGGCTCCAGAATCAGAGCACCCAggcctgagtcactgggtttcaTGGCACATGCCAACCCCAGTCAGTACGGGCTAAAGAAAGATCCTGAGGCTAGATAGGCGTCAATGGGGACAGTGCTCTGAATGGGCATCGATGTCTGCCGTGGGTATGGAAGTAGAGGGTGAGGTGTGAAATAAATGCTACCTTGACGTAGTCTCCTCACAAGCCTCAGTTtactcctctgtaaaatgggtctTCGGCATCCTCTATAGGGGGACTGGTGAGTTGTTTGCCGGGTACATTTGCAAAATGTTCGATCGACGCCGGCCGCCTTCACCTtttccctcctgcctctccccaaATCCTGGTGAGCTTGCCAAGACCTGCTCAAGCTCCTCTCTGTTCTTGAAAACCTTCCCTGACCATGCTCACCCAGGGAActtgctccttcctgcctcatccCCCCCACCTGTGAGTTCTGGTGGTCCCACGAGGAAGCACCTGAGTTTGGGCAGCAGGGAGGCTGTGCCACTTAAGTCATGGCTGGAGCACTTGACTGGTGACATCCTGAGCCTCCGTTACCCACTCACAGACGAGGGTCATAGCCGCACGTTTGGCCAGAGCTGGGGCGTTCGAGGAGGTGGTAGGAAAGCTCTTAGCACAGAAGCGGCACAGAGTAAGCCCTCAGCAGAGAGGAGCGATCAGGCTTATTGCTACCCGCTTATGAGGCTGAAGGATTTCTCTGGCCCTGGTTCTGGCTGGGAGGACCAGCAGACAGCAAGATTCTCTTCCAGTTCCAAAATACAATCAGTCCCCATCACTTGGtcgttagggaaaaaaaaaaaaaaaagttgggaaagGAAGTGGGAAGGGAGAATTGGCCAGTTTCAGAAATGTCTTGCCCCAGCCGAGCAGAGGCGGGACAGACAGAGGGCTCTTTATAGCCGCGTGGTTTTATGAGCTGGCATTAATCACCGCCTCGCCACGCCTCCCCCTGTGACACGGAGGCCCGGGCGTTTGGGGTTCTCACCAGCCAGTTCCCGACACCTACAGCCAGCTCTTTTACGGGCTGCTTGCTTAGTTTCCACTGACAGGTCGGAGAGTCACTTGATGCCTTACCCAGACCGGGCGCTGGAGCAAGTCCAGGTTCCCAACCACCTGGTCTCTGCCAGTTGCCTGGATGCCACCCTCTGAGATCTGGGATCAGCCCCTGCCTGAGCGCCACAGACTTGCAAAGGCCAGTGATTTATTCTTTGCTTCCTCGCATGGAGGACAATTCCCACCTCTGCTTAAGCCTCCTTTTAAAACGTGCTTCATGCTTTTCAAAATGTGCcgttaacaaaacaaaaaagcaacttAGCCTTTCTTCACCCTGGGAAGACTCCTCCACCCTCTCCCCGAAGGGACAAGTCAGAACGGTGCTTTTCCTCAAACTCCTCCTGGTGAAGGATCGGGGTGTGTGTGGTTTTTCCACTCATTGCTGACTTCTGTTCTGGGAGGTGAGTTTTCCTGCGATCACTCAGATGTCAAGCTGCTCCAAACACCTCCCACCATTTACTCTtaatttctgtacattttttggtTGGGTACCCATTTTAAGGGCTTTGCAAAACGGTTCCACTCTGTGGACCACACTTGGGGTATCTCTGGCTGGAGGGTGACGTTGCAACAATACACCGACCACATACCCTGCTGCTGTAGTTTACACCTTAAATGTCCCCGCAAAAGCTATATGTTAAGGCTTCATCCCTAGCATCATGCTCTTGAGATTAGTGGAAACTTTTAAACGGTGGGGCCTGTTGGGAGATCTttgggtcattggggacatgcccttgaaggcaCTGTGGGATCCtggtctcttttctttccctctctttgctCTCTGGATTGTGAGGTGAGTGGTCTTGTGCCACCACACTGTCACCATGATCTGCCTTGCCACATAGACCTCAAATCAACAAGGTCAACCAGTCATGGACTGGAATctacaaaactgtgagccaaagatGAACCTTTTCTCTCTGTAAGGCGatcacctcaggtattttgttgtagtgatggaaagctggctaacacaCCTGCACTGTGTGAGGTGCGGGGATGTCGTGGTGTGACAGGGTGTGCCCCCTCAGGCACTTAGATGCTAAGGAAGTACAGAGGCTTGCACAAGATAATTACAGCTTACAATAAAAGCTTCTAAGGTAGCGGACAGAGACAGAATGCGGTCTGAGAAGGGGCTGCATCTGTTGTAAACTGGGCAGTTAGGGAAGGCCTGCCTGATGCCTGACTTTGGAAGAACCAGCCATGCAAAAAGCAGGGAAAGGACTTTGCAAGAGAGGGAGAAGCAAGTGAGGAGGATAAAAACTTGGTTGGTATGTTCTAGAACCGGAGGGAGGAGTCACTGTTGGGGAGCCATGGAAAGAGCAGGCAGGGATAAAACCATGTAGGACTTCAgaacccctctttttcctccccgGAAGATTTAAGGAAATGCTAGGCTCCCATCACTCAAACCGttgagtttttgtttgcttttagtttttcagtaTCACCTGgtgtgcttaactgctgagccacatccccaactctttttattttttattttgagacagagtctcacaaagttgccaaggctggctttgagttggtgatcctcctgcctcagtttcccaagctgctgggattacaggcctgcaccaccaggcccaggcTCGGGAACACTTTTGAATCTCATTCCTTTGTGGAACTCATCTAGCTTCCTGGTATCCCAAGTACAGTCTGGGGACCAGCGgcctcagcatcacctgggaatctCAGGAGGACCCTAAACCGGCGGGATATATCTTAATGAGCTCCCCAGATGATGTACGTGGATGTTGAAATTTGAGAAGCACCAGTTTGGTGCTCCGGTTCTTGAAGAGGACTACAGGTTGAGTCCCCTGGGGAGTCATTTCACATGTCCCCAGACGGTGACCTCTTCTTTGCTGAGGGCATATTTCAGGCTGACGCTGAGAAATGAGCATCTCATAGAGATAAACACTCAGAGAATTTTAGCGATTTCCTGTTCAGAAATGAGGAGCCCCAAATGGGACAATGGGTGCCCCTGTATTAGAGTTGGAGGGCCCTTCAGAGTTCATGCGAATGCCTCTACCCACTACACGgatgaggaaaactgaggcctagaTGTCTTTACTTCCACATCACATGGTGTAGGAGCAGAGTGCAAACCAAAGCAGGTCCTACTGTTTTGACAACCTTGCCCTCTTGCCCCCTCCTCTCTGGAATCCAGAAACCCCCAACACAGCTAATATTTACAAAGGTAAGAACGCAATCACTGGATTGGAAACAGCTGTCTTACCAGTTTCTGGGTGACGCCGGGGGGAGCCCACTCATAGGTGATGGTGTCAAAAGTGGGATCTTTTCCGGTGGCGATGGGGTTGGTCATGATCATCCGGTTCCTCTTGTAAATCCGGATGCCGTCCCCGCCTTTCACCCGGGCAGTCAGAGTGGAGTACTTGGAGTCCATCAGCAAGCGTCCGATTTTCCGATCGTCTTCCAGGTCGGAGCTTAGGCAGTGGTCCTCCTGGCTGCATTTGCAAGACTTGCATATTTTCCTGGGGAGTGGGGGGACAAGGAGGATCAACCCCTGGAAAAGAGAGGCGGTCTCCCCCGGCACAGCATCTACCCTTTGGAAAGCAAGCACCGAGCACAACAGTCGTACCTTGAGAAGGCCAGCAGCagagaaaatggcagaaaaagGCCTTTGGGATTGGGATTTGTGTTTGGGAAACACTCAGCTGTCTGTGGGAATGTGGGCTGTGAATGTGATGAAGCTTTGCAGTCCAAATTTACCGAGAAAAAGAGTAGCACAATTTTCTCCTGGTGGTTGCCATGGTAAAGGCTAATTCATTCATTAGAGATGCGATAAAGTATGTGCATCCCTGGGCCTGAACCTGGCCTACaatttgctctttatttttggtaccatggattgaacccaggggtgcttaaccactgagccacatccctaaccttttttttatatatatacattttatttagagacagggtctcattgagttgcttagggccttgctaaattgctgaggctgactttgaactcctgatcctcttgcctcagcctccgagccactgggattataggcgtgtgccaccgcacctggcccacaacttgctttttataaataaagttttattggaatgcaGTCATGatcattcatttacataatcTCTGTGGCCAATTTGGGGTTGGAACGGTAGACTTGACTAGTTGCAACAGTGATCGGATGACCccaaaagcctaaaatatttaatatctgaaCCTTTACAAGAAAGTTTACTAACCCCTCCTCTGAACAATTATTAAGATGGTCTCCCAAGATTCATGAGTCCCAGAACTCCAGCAACTTTGGAATTCTTTAGCATACCGAAGTGAGAATCCAGTGGAAATTTTCTTTGAGAAACGTGTGGACAGCCAGTGCCATGGCtgatatctataatcccagtgacttggaagcctgaggcagaaggatctccaGTTGGAGGCTAGATTCAGCCTCAACCTTGGTGacacccttagcaatttaggaagatgctgtctcaaaataaaaaaaactaaagaaaaagggctggggatgtagcccagtggtaaagcgctcctgggttcaatctttagtaccaaAGCAACAAATAAATCCACATGTgtgcaggaagcaaagggagagagaTGAGCCAAGAGATCCCTTCAGCTAGAGACTGGTGTTCATTTCCTGGGGAAGGCTTTGAAAGGAGGCTGGAGAAGAAATACCATCTTGGGGAAGGTTCAAATTCCCCTGAAAGCCTGACACTTCTTTCTGTCAATTAAAGGGTGTTTGGCTGCTTTATGACATGGTGTTAAGGTTGAGAAATCCAGAATTCCATGGCATGAGAGGAAAGGCGCTCCCTTTTTTTCCCGCCTGTTACCAGAGGCGGGCAGTGCTGTCTCCGATGCTCTGATTTAAAAGCATGTGATTTCAGAGCTCCTTAAGCAAAGTGAGCACTGTCAAGACCAACCCGGGACAATAAAGGGCTAATCAAGGGAGCCTGGCTGCAGTCTGGTCACAGCAAACCAGCCCTGGGGGCTCTCCTTTTCTATTCCCAGCAAGGTAACAGGTTTGATCATTTGTCACAAATACCAGCTGTGGGGCTGGCAGCGGCTTGTTGGGATGGTTCACATCAGTAGTTCCCTGAACAAGATCAATTCTCTTTCCCGGGGGGGAACCTAGCCATGGCTGGGGACATTTCTGATTATCAGGTTGCTGTTGGCATTTAGCCCGTGGAGCCTGAGATGCCACTAAACCACCTCCGGTACACAGCACAGCCGCCACTGCGAGGAATGATCAGGCTTGAAACGGCAGTAGTGCTGGGTTGGAGAGCCTCAGTTAAGTGCAAGGGAAGGGGCCCCGGTGTAGTCTTTAAGAAGCCTGAGgccagaaagcaagagaaaatcaTATGGAAACTAAAAGCAGGATGGGGCTGGGCTAGGACAGAGTTGGAGGAGATCGGGGTAGTTTGCTGGCCCCAGCCAGCTCCCCAGGGTGTTTGGGGCTGCACATGGGGACGGGCTCCGTGCTTGGTGGTCGTGAGTTTGGGAAAGAGTGGATTAAAGAAGGTTAAACATCTTTCTTTAGTGCAAGGCTGCTGCTCCTTGTCTTTAAGACACCACGGTGCAGCGTGGCATTTCCAATGCTCTTTGAGAAGCTTGCAGCCCAAGTTCACATGCAGTGGGCTGcaatgtgagaaaaaaagaaatgaccctAAGGGTGCTGCAGGACAAACAGAACAGAAGTCTTTCCTTTTGGGTCACCTAAGAAGGGTTTGCTTATTGTACagaatagggatttttttttttttttggtggtggtggtggtactgaggatttaagccagga
This DNA window, taken from Sciurus carolinensis chromosome 19, mSciCar1.2, whole genome shotgun sequence, encodes the following:
- the Lmcd1 gene encoding LIM and cysteine-rich domains protein 1 — translated: MAKVTKNLNPRLQKMSLGQQPSARTVACLRCKGMCSGFEPHSWRKICKSCKCSQEDHCLSSDLEDDRKIGRLLMDSKYSTLTARVKGGDGIRIYKRNRMIMTNPIATGKDPTFDTITYEWAPPGVTQKLGMQYMELIPKERQPVTGTEGAYYRRRQLMHQLPIYDQDPSRCRGLAENELKLMEEFVKQYKSEALGVGEVALPGQGGLPKEEGKQQDKPEGTESAPTTNGSLGDPSKEVEYFCELCKGAAPADSPVVYSDRAGYSKQWHPACFVCVKCSEPLVDLIYFWKDGAPWCGRHYCESLRPRCSGCDEIIFSEDYQRVEDLAWHRKHFVCEGCEQLLSGRAYIVTKGQLLCPTCSKSKRS